A single genomic interval of Scylla paramamosain isolate STU-SP2022 chromosome 12, ASM3559412v1, whole genome shotgun sequence harbors:
- the LOC135105810 gene encoding uncharacterized protein LOC135105810, whose protein sequence is MAPVWERLHSTPTLSSTAHTYTQRKCTPVDSLEWTLEADYDHEKDLFKDKPAVMRRRGMDGRSCQEEQARRRAEEEGEWRAESVSRPSLEVKHSPLSQRCAAAEQARLAGSCTPPAGRRQETEGMLGPRVWRVRAGDSLTHYLQYSPRATHTLTVPKAAQGYARNPTGAFFTS, encoded by the exons ATGGCACCAGTGTGGGAAAGGCTTCACTCCACGCCCACGCTTTCCTCCACCGCCCACACCTACACCCAGCGGAAATGCACGCCCGTGGACAGCCTGGAATGGACGCTGGAAGCCGATTATGACCACGAAAAGGATCTGTTCAAGGACAAGCCTGCTGTCATGCGTCGCcgggg GATGGACGGTAGATCATGCCAAGAGGAGCAGGCGCGGCGGAgagcagaagaggagggagagtggagagcgGAGAGTGTTAGCAGACCGTCACTGGAAGTTAAACACTCGCCATTGA GCCAGCGTTGTGCCGCCGCGGAGCAGGCAAGACTGGCCGGGTCCTGCACTCCACCTGCTG GGAGGCGTCAGGAGACTGAGGGAATGCTGGGACCTCGAGTGTGGCGGGTACGGGCTGGGGATTCTCTCACTCACTACCTGCAGTACAGTCCCCGcgccacacacacgctcacggTGCCCAAGGCTGCCCAGGGGTACGCCAGAAATCCCACCGGTGCCTTCTTCACCTCATAA